The window ctccccatctcctcccCGCATCTCCCTACGCTGCCTTGTCGCCACCACCTCCCTCATCCATTCTCTTCCCTCTGCCCCAGCACCTGCTTCCAGCCGATCACCTCCTCTCTTAGCTCGTCACACTCCCTCAGTAGGTGCTCCAACGACTCCCACTCCCCCCCACATAACCTACAACCCCTCTCATCATCTCTCATCCAATACCTATTCGCTCTCTCCTCATTGCCGCATCTGAATCTTGCCACCATCCTCTTCCCCTCCTCATCCCCCTCCACCGACAGGTACTTCGGCAATCCCTCCGTTATTATTTCCTCGTACTTAGGGTTGTACCTGCTCTCCCTTATCTGCCCCCTTCTTTCTTGCCTCTGTACATCTCTATCCCTGCTCTCCAGCTCTTTCCACATCTCAATCCCTTCCCTCCTTCTATCATCTACCGCTTTCACTGAGTACCCCACCCTTCTGAAATATTCCTCCCTCCCTCGTTGCCCGTAACCCCCTTTCCCTGCCTTAATCTCTTTCCAGCACTCCCccaaaattttaaactatATCCCTTCCAAATAATCTCTCTCCCCACCCCCAGACCTgccccatcaccttattcgccttctTGGCCATTGCCCTCACATGCGCGCCTTCCTTGTTGTCCTCTCTAAATCTGTACCCCAAATATGTGTACTCCCTCACCTCCTCTATCTCCTTCCCTTCCCACCTCCAATCTTCGCTCTTCCTTCTACCCCCTTTACAGAACTTCATAACCTTTGTCTTTCCTACATTCACCTCCAGAGCCTTCCCCCTAAAGTAATTCTCCAAACTCCGCATCATCGCCTTCATCTCCTTCGCCTCTCTCGCCACTACCACCAAATCGTCCGCGTAAGCCAGTGAATGCACCTTCCTCCTCCCTACAACCACACCTCCCATCTGCCCACCGGTCAATCTGTCTTCCATGTCTGCGGTATACAAGGCAAACAGAGCGGGACTAAGTGGACATCCCTGCCTCAAACCCCTCGTTGTCCAGAACCTATCCGTTAACTCGTCCCCCACCTTTACCCTAGCTATCGTCTCTGCGTATATCTCCCTCACCCTGTTTATTGTCCCACCAGTAATCCCTCTCCTCCTCATCTCCTCCCATAACTTCCCTCTATTCACCTTATCAAACGCTGCCTTTAGATCTATGAATAGGGCGTAAAGCTTCCCTCCCTTCCCTTCCAGCTCTTTATCCACCAAGTGCTTCAATATGTACACGTTATCTATCGCGCCCCTTCCCTTTCTAAATCCTGCCTGTCCGTCCGGTAAGATCCCTTTCTCTTCCATCTCTTCCTCCAACCTCTGCAGCAGCGCCTTCGCATATATCTTGTACGCCGAGTCCATTAAGCTAATTCCCCTATAACTTTCCACTACTCCCTTCACTCCCTTCTTGTACAAGGGGCTTATTATCGCCGTCCTCCATCCAATCGGAAACCCTTCCCCTTTCCAAACTTTGTTCAGCGCTTCCAACAACTTTCCCCTCACTTCTCCCGTTGCCTCCAGCCATGCCTCATTCTGGACACCGTCCTCCCCTGGAGCCTTCCCCCTTTTTAGTCCCCCCAACGCCGCCTCCATTTGTTCCCCGGCCATCTCCTCTCCTCTCCGTCCCCCTGTATCTACCTCCTCTACCCGCCTCTCCTCTTCCCCCTCCAGCAGACCCTTGAAGTAATCTCTCCACTCCGTCATTTGTATTTCACTGGTAATTTCCTCTCGTACCTTCCTTATTATGTTTATATATTTCCAAACTTCACCCTCTTGTCTCACCCTTCTAATCTCTTCCGCCTCCCTCTCCCtcaattctttcttttttcttttgcatATCTCTTTATATCCCCTCAATGCTTCCCTATATTCTTCCACCCCCGCCAACTCTCTCCGCCACTGTCTCAACTTCCTTCTCGCCTCTCTCTTCGCCCCCATGCACTCACCATCCCACCATTCGTTCCTGCCTAGCTTTGCACTGCCCCCTCGTACGTACTCTTTCTTCGATATCGCTTCCCCCACCACCCGCGCCAGCTCGTCCACCCCCCTAGACATCTCCACTCTCCGTCGCCACCCTTCCAACTTTTCCCTAAAGTGTTCTATCCCTCTTTCCGACCAGTCAGCCCTTATACTTTTTCTTTCCCGATTCAAACTCCCTCTCCCCCACGCGCCCCTTAGTACCAATTCCACCCTGAAGCTTTCCACCCTATCCCACATCTCTTGGTCCACCACCACGTAATCAATTACCGACGCCCCCCTTGCCCCTGTATATGTGTACTCCCCTTCTTCTCCCTCCTCCTTATTGCCGTTCAGTATCACCCATCCGTTCTTCTCCACCCACTGCAACAATTCCCTTCCTTCCCCATTCTGCACCTTATCCTTCGACCCTCGCCCCCTCTCCTCTCCCCATAACCCCAGCCTTCCTCCCCCTTCCCCCACTCTCGCGTTGAAGTCTCCTCCCATTATTAAATACCCCTCCTTCCCTTCTCCCACCATCCCTTCCCATTGATTCTTTGTCTCCTTCATAGATCTGCTGTACACCGTGACTATTTGCACCTTTTCCCTTCCCAGCCTGATCTCCCTCTTCACCATGTTGAACATAGTTTAGACACCTAGtttagtactatcactagaactaacacaagacctagaactagaatcattcgggtttagccgtcttgagagacgtgcggctaaacccgaatgtttctagttctaggttttgtgttagttctagtttagtactatcattagaactaacacaagacctagaactagaatcattcgggtttagccgtcttgagacgtggggctaaatccaaatgtttctagttctaggtcttgtgttagtactagtgatagtgctagtataaaactaaaactagtacTATTAGTACTatcgctagaactaacacaagacctagaactagaatcattcgggtttagccgtcttgagagacgtgcggctaaacccgaatgattctagttctcggtctagtgttagttctagtttagtactatcactagaactaacacaagacctagaactagaatcattcgggtttagccgccttgagagacgtgcggctaaatccgaatgtttctagttctaggtcttgtgttagtacTAGTGATAgcgctagtgtaaaactagtaAGTAAAACTAACTAACtaactgttagttctagttttacactagcgcTATCACTAgtactaacacaagacctagaactacaatcatactttctagttctaggggtagttttagttctagttttagttcaatataaatatgcaacatagtgatattttatgtggaacaaagtaagtaggtacactctggtttttataaaaatatatctttgtatattgcatcttaagtgaaattcactgtataatttaattaaaatgttgttatcTACGTAATCTTCCCTTAAAGCTATTtgatcttttctttctttaaaaaatcctaaatcaaaatttttcattccCTAATTTTCTTCGAttccaataatattttattcttatcaGCTAAAATCTTTAGTTGTTTTGTTAACACTTGAGGAGTttgatttataacaaatatatttaacattgTGACCTTTTATTAACTTGGCATTAACATGGATTAAGAAGAAACCAACGTTATCAGTGTTGTAAATTGCGTAGATTTCAACGGATTAAAAGAATTTGGGTTTATCAGTAacctaaaacaaaatatttgcttaaaaattatttttgatcataCCCCAAGATGCCTTCGTTCGGTTTATCGTTTGGCGAAAGTCCTGAAGAACAAAAAGAGGATAAAcctaaagaaacatttttagaaattatCCACGATATTTCTACGCATTTAACAACTCTTCAACATGTTTTAGCTATAGGTGTATCTGCTtacgttatttatttatgttttccCGGTCCATTAAGTTTAATTGCATGGCACGTTTTCTTATATACAATTGGGGTAagttaattatgaattaattatttattattttaaaatgagtcttTTTTTAGTGGATTTTTTTAGTAACCGAaggaattttattttcaaggagCGAAAACATATTCTCTAGCAGACTGACTCAAAAATGGCGCAATATAGTCCATTGGGCTATAATGGTAATTGCGACAGCTTTTATAATAGCCGGATTTGTGGTTATTTATGAACATACAAAAGCCGAGggaaaaaatcatttcgataCGGAACACGCTCTACCAGGAGCTGTTGCCACTTTTTCGGCTTACATTGTTTTCGTTTTGGGAGTCCCgtcatttttttgcaataaagaGGGAGCTTTGAATCCGATCATAAAAATTTGCCATGTAGTTCTGGGTTTAGTAGCCGTTTTAAGTGGATTAGTTGCGGCCGCCACAGGTTTTCATACAGCTTGGTTTAGAGAAAGATCAAATGCAAACATGATGAAAATTTGTACCGTTACTGTGTCTGGGGTTTGCTTAactgttattaaaaaaccgattttaaatactgttattaaaattgtcaaattggTTAGATCAAATTAAGATTtgtatttataacaaaaaatattaaaataatttatgtgcTTTATTTAATGTCTATcctaaaattatatatattttgaaaacatcctaataacttttcaaaaactcTTTGTGATCCAAAAGTTCAAAGCACGTACGAGTTCTTaacgtgatttcaaaaataaattatattgtttaaaataaaatattattccaaCAACTAATATTGTAatgataaagaattaaatcaaaaataaggaatttaaaaaaatcatatctcatgaacgaattgagatataatgatgaaataaggatcattttatagcaaatttaataaagatttgatgtgccataaataattattaatttcccaCAACTttagttgttatgattttttaaacacaattaTGCATTTTTGgtagttttagattttaagaaatttaaaataacgtatctcaaaaacgaattgagatataacgatgaaataaggatcattttaaagcaaatttaataaagatttaatgtgcattaaataattattaatgttccATAAATCacgttgttatatttttttaaactcaaccctGCATTTATGTTTgtggaaatttaaaaacatcgtatctcaagaacaaatcgagatataacgatgaaataaggataattttaaagcaaatttaataaagatttgatgtgccataaataattattaatttcccaCAACTttagttgttatgattttttaaactcaactatGCATTTTTGgtagttttagattttaagaaatttaaaataacttatctcaaaaacgaattgagatataacgatgaaataaggatcattttaaagcaaatttaataaagatttaatgtgcattaaataattattaatgttccATAAATCacgttgttatatttttttaaactcaactctgcATTTATGGTTgtggaaatttaaaaacatcgtatctcaagaacgaattgagatataacgatgaaataaggatcattttaaagcaaatttaataaagatttgatgtgccataaataattattaatttcccaCAACTttagttgttatgattttttaaactcaactatGCATTTTTGgtagttttagattttaagaaatttaaaataacgtatctcaaaaacgaattgagatacaACGATGAAATAaggatcattttaaagcaaatttaataaagatttaatgtgcaataaataattattaatgttccATAAATCacgttgttatatttttttaaactcaactctgcATTTATGGTTgtggaaatttaaaaacatcgtatctcaagaacgaattgagatataacgatgaaataagcatcattttaaagtaaatttaataaagatttgatgtgccataaataattattaatttcccaCAACTttagttgttatgattttttaaactcaacgcTGCTTTTTTGGTTGCctcaaattttaagacatttaaaaaaatcgtatctcgagaacgaattgagatatagcGATGAAACcaagatcattttaaagcaaatttagtacagatttaatgtgcaatcaataattattaatgttccATATACCgcgttattataattttttaaactcaactctgcATTTTTGGTTGccttaaattttaagaaatttaaaaaaatcgtatctcaagaacgaattgagatatagcGATGAAActaagatcattttaaagcaaatttaataaagatttgatgtgccataaataattattaatttcccaCAACTttagttgttatgattttttaaacacaactatGCATTTTTGgtggttttagattttaagaaatttaaaataacgtatctcaaaaacgaattgagatataacgatgaaataaggatcattttaaagcaaatttaataaagatttaatgtgcaataaataattattaatgttccATAAATCacgttgttatatttttttaaactcaactctgcATTTATGTTTgtggaaatttaaaaacatcgtatctcaagaacaaatcgagatataacgatgaaataaggataattttaaagcaaatttaataaagatttgatgtgccataaataattattaatttaccacaactttagttgttataattttttaaactcaactatGCATTTTTGgtagttttagattttaagaaatttaaaataacgtatctcaaaaacgaattgagatataacgatgaaataaggatcattttaaagcaaatttaataaagatttaatgtgcaataaataattattaatgttccATAAATCacgttgttatattttttcaaactCAACTCTGCATTTATGGTTgtggaaatttaaaaacatcgtatctcaagaacgaattgagatataacgatgaaataagcatcattttaaagtaaatttaataaagatttgatgtgccataaataattattaatttcccaCAACTttagttgttatgattttttaaactcaactatGCATTTTTGgtagttttagattttaagaaatttaaaataacgtatctcaaaaacgaattgagatataacgatgaaataaggatcattttaaagcaaatttaataaagatttaatgtgcaataaataattattaatgttccATAAATCacgttgttatattttttcaaactCAACTCTGCATTTATGGTTgtggaaatttaaaaacatcgtatctcaagaacgaattgagatataacgatgaaataagcatcattttaaagtaaatttaataaagatttgatgtgccataaataattattaatttcccaCAACTttagttgttatgattttttaaactcaacgcTGCTTTTTTGGTTGCctcaaattttaagacatttaaaaaaatcgtatctcgagaacgaattgagatatagcGATGAAACcaagatcattttaaagcaaatttagtacagatttaatgtgcaatcaataattattaatgttccATATACCgcgttattataattttttaaactcaactctgcATTTTTGGTTGccttaaattttaagaaatttaaaaaaatcgtatctcaagaacgaattgagatatagcGATGAAActaagatcattttaaagcaaatttagtacagatttaatgtgccataaataattattattgttcaaTAAACcaaattgttataattttttaaattcaactatgttttagtcatcaaaataaattgttttatttaagaaaaattattattccatcaaaaaatcttgtaatgataaagaattaaattaaaaatataaatacactTGATTCGAATTATCTCCTGCACGTATTAGACAACAATCAAGATAATACTATTAATAATGACGATTTAAAAACGGAATTGGTAAACATAATCAAGACCAATGTTTACATTAACCTATCGTTATGTTCTAAGATTATCTAGTATACGTGAATaaatgtaagtaataaaagtaaaaaatcgttaaacgAAACATTGATTGATGATTGGTTAGCAAGATTTTTATCGATACTTTGATacgtttctttataaataaattcacaCCACCATGAATttcagattttcaaaaactcctCAAATATTAGTCTAAAAATGAATTCTAAAGttcaaaatattaagaaaggtGATAGTTTCTTCGTGGATTTATTAGAACACATAACAACAGTTTCTCATGTACTTTTATTATCTGTtacaatttttgtgatttaccTTTGTGCTCAACAagaatcatttaatttaacaacatGGCacgtttttctttatattctcGGGGTgagtaaaagttattaatatattaaccataattatattaatataccTTTGTAGTGGGCATTTATAAGTACGGAAGGAATGATGATTATAgctaaagaaaatattttcggAAAACATTTAGTGGCAAAGTGGAGACAACATGTTCATtggttaatatttattgtagcCTGTGGGTTAACAATCGGAGGATTTGCAACGATAGTGTACAGTAAGCAGGgaagaaaacattttacaaGCGAGCATGGTAAAACAGGATTTGCTTCATTGATTTTAACGGGGATCGCTTGTATCAATGGAATGCCTACATTGTTTACAACGCAATTGCGGCGTTTCGTATCCCCTAATATTCTGAAAGTGTTTCATGCTTTGGTAGGATTGGGAGCCGTTGCTGTTGGTTTAGGGGCAACTATAACTGGCTATAAAATTGGTTGGTTTACCAGAAAAGTTTCTAGTATGCAAGCCGATTTATGTATATGGATTACAATCGTTTGTACTATTTGGGGATGTCTTAAACCATTGCTAAATATATTCGTTCGaagtaaaaatattgttaaatctTGTACTAGTTAAGggaataataaagaaatatcaTAATCACCTCTTTTCTTTACTTAAGAAACTTAAAAACATCGTATTtcaagaaccaattgagatataacgatgaaataaagatcactttaaagcaaatttaataaagatttgatgtgccataaataattattaatttcccaCAACTTTAgttgttgtgattttttaaactcaactatGCATTTCTggtagttttaatttttaggaaatttcaaatatcgtatctcaagaacgaattgaaatataacgatgaaataaggatcattttaaagcaaatttaataaagatttaatgtgcaataaataattattaatgttccATAAATCacgttgttatatttttttaaattcaactatGCATTTATGGTtgtagaaatttaaaattatcgtatctcaagaacgaatcgAGATATAACGCTGAAATAAggagcattttaaagcaaatttaataaagatttgatgtgccataaataattattaatttcccaCAACTTTAgttgttgtgattttttaaactcaactatGCATTTTTggtagttttaatttttaggaaattttaaatatcgtatctcaagaacgaattgagatataacgatgaaataaggatcattttaaagcaaatttaataaagatttaatgtgcaataaataattattaatgttccATAAATCACgttgttatgtttttttaaactcaactctgcATTTATGGTTgtggaaatttaaaaacatcgtatcccaagaaccaattgagatataacgatgaaataaggatcattttaaagtaaatttaataaagatttgatgtgccataaataattattaatttcccaCAACTTTAgttgttgtgattttttaaactcaactatGCATTTTTGgtagttttagattttaagaaatttaaaatattgtatctcaagaacgaattgagatataacgatgaaatatGGATcactttaaagcaaatttaataaagatttaatgtgcaataaataattattaatgtcCCATAAATCacgttattaaaatttttcaaactcAACTCTGCATTTATGGTTgtggaaatttaaaaacatcgtatctcaagaacaaatcgagatataacgatgaaataaggatcattttaaagcaaatttaataaagatttgatatgccataaataattattaatttcccaCAACTttagttgttatgattttttaaactcaactatGCATTTTTggtagttttaatttttaggaaatttcaaatatcgtatctcaagaacgaattgagatataacgatgaaatatggaccattttaaagcaaatttaatgaagatataatgtgcaataaataattattaatgttccATAAATtacgttattaaattttttcaaactcAACTCTGCATGTATGGTTgtggaaatttaaaaacctcgtatctcaagaatgaattgagatataacgatgaaataagaatcactttaaagcaaatttaataaagatttgatgtgccataaataattattaatttcccaCAACTTTAGTTGTTGTggttttttaaactcaactatGCATTTTtagtagttttaatttttaggaaatttcaaatatcgtatctcaagacgaattgagatataacgatgaaatatggaccattttaaagcaaatttaatgaaggtataatgtgcaataaataattattaatgttccATAAATtacgttattaaattttttcaaactcAACTCTGCATGTATGGTTgtggaaatttaaaaacctcgtatctcaaaaatgaattgagatataacgatgaaataagaatcactttaaagcaaatttaataaagatttgatgtgccataaataattattaatttcccaCAACTTTAGTTgttgcgattttttaaactcaactatGCATTTTTggtagttttaatttttaggaaatttcaaatatcgtatctcaagaaagagttgagatataacgatgaaataaggatcattttaaagcaaatttaataaagatttaatgagcaataaataattattaatgttccATAAATCacgttgttatatttttttaaactcaattcTGCATGTATggttatgaaaatttaaaaacatcgtatctcaagaacgaattgagatataacgctGAAATAAggatcattttaaagtaaatttaataaagatttgatgtgccataaataattattaatttcccaCAACTttagttgttatgattttttaaacttaactcTGCATTTTTggtagttttaattttaggaaatttaaaatatcgtatctcaagaacgaattgagatataacgatgaaatatggatcattttaaagcaaatttaatgaagatttaatgtgcattaaataattattaatgttccATAAATCacgttgttatatttttttaaactcaaccctGCATTTATGGTTgtggaaatttaaaaacatcgtatctcaagaaccaattgagatataacgatgaaataagaatcactttaaagcaaatttaataaagatttgatgtgccataaataattattaatttcccacaactttaattgttataattttttaaagtcaactCTACATTTATGGTTgtggaaatttaaaaacatcgtatttcaagaaccaattgagatataacgatgaaataaggatcattttaaagtaaatttaataaagatttgatgcgccataaataattattaatttcccaCAACTttagttgttatgattttttaaactcaactatGCATTTTTGgtagttttagattttaagaaatttaaaatatcgtatctcaagaacgaattgagatagaACGATGAAATAcggatcattttaaagcaaatttaataaagatttaatgcgcaataaataattattaatgttccATAAATCacgttgttatatttttttaaactcaactctgcATTTATGGTTgtggaaatttaaaaacatcgtatctcaagaacgaattgagatataacgatgaaataagaatcactttaaagcaaatttaataaagatttgatgtgccataaataattattaatttcccaCAACTTtagttgttataattttttaaagtcaactCTACATTTATGGTTgtggaaatttaaaaacatcgtatctcaagaaccaattgagatataacgatgaaataaggatcattttaaagtaaatttaataaagatttgatgggccataaataattattaatttcccaCAACTttagttgttatgattttttaaactcaactatGCATTTTTGgtagttttagattttaagaaatttaaaatatcgtatctcaagaacgaattgagatagaACGATGAAATAtggatcattttaaagcaaatttaataaagatttaatgcgcaataaataattattaatgttccATAAATCacgttgttatatttttttaaactcaactctgcATTTATGGTTgtggaaatttaaaaacatcgtatctcaagaacgaattgagatataacgatgaaataagaatcactttaaagcaaatttaataaagatttgatgtgccataaataattattaatttcccaCAACTTtagttgttataattttttaaagtcaactCTACATTTATGGTTgtggaaatttaaaaacatcgtatctcaagaaccaattgagatataacgatgaaataaggatcattttaaagtaaatttaataaagatttgatgggccataaataattattaatttcccaCAACTTTAgttgttgtgattttttaaactcaactatGCATTTTTggtagttttaatttttaggaaatttcaaatatcgtatctcaagaacgaattgagatataacgatgaaataaggatcattttaaagcaaatttaataaagatttaatgtgcaataaataattattaatgttccATAAATCacgttgttataattttttaaagtcaactCTGCATTTATGGTTgtggaaatttaaaaacat of the Onthophagus taurus isolate NC chromosome 10, IU_Otau_3.0, whole genome shotgun sequence genome contains:
- the LOC111421990 gene encoding uncharacterized protein, with protein sequence MPSFGLSFGESPEEQKEDKPKETFLEIIHDISTHLTTLQHVLAIGVSAYVIYLCFPGPLSLIAWHVFLYTIGWIFLVTEGILFSRSENIFSSRLTQKWRNIVHWAIMVIATAFIIAGFVVIYEHTKAEGKNHFDTEHALPGAVATFSAYIVFVLGVPSFFCNKEGALNPIIKICHVVLGLVAVLSGLVAAATGFHTAWFRERSNANMMKICTVTVSGVCLTVIKKPILNTHHEFQIFKNSSNISLKMNSKVQNIKKGDSFFVDLLEHITTVSHVLLLSVTIFVIYLCAQQESFNLTTWHVFLYILGWAFISTEGMMIIAKENIFGKHLVAKWRQHVHWLIFIVACGLTIGGFATIVYSKQGRKHFTSEHGKTGFASLILTGIACINGMPTLFTTQLRRFVSPNILKVFHALVGLGAVAVGLGATITGYKIGWFTRKVSSMQADLCIWITIVCTIWGCLKPLLNIFVRSKNIVKSCTS